One segment of Fuscovulum ytuae DNA contains the following:
- the flgA gene encoding flagellar basal body P-ring formation chaperone FlgA: MAAMLMATPTLAMDYGGGVPGPEIGRLIRAAMAEAGEIVPDFADPARGFPPCATVPVVLPRQGSWATAEVRCDAPVWSRAVRTGATPGAASLAAAPGAADEGPMAVVLARSVARGAVLMAEDVTLAPAGMRGPDGIFTDPQEVIGRRTKTALGAGKPVLLRQLEPVWMVARGNPVVLVAMAGGLAVSAPAEALDDGGMGDVIRVLNKSSGREVKAVVTGRNSVLAQTNMR; encoded by the coding sequence ATGGCTGCGATGCTGATGGCGACGCCCACGCTGGCGATGGATTATGGCGGCGGCGTGCCGGGGCCGGAGATTGGGCGTCTAATCCGTGCGGCGATGGCCGAGGCGGGCGAGATTGTGCCGGATTTTGCCGATCCGGCGCGGGGCTTTCCACCCTGCGCGACTGTGCCCGTGGTTCTGCCGCGGCAAGGCAGTTGGGCCACGGCCGAGGTGCGCTGTGATGCGCCTGTCTGGAGCCGTGCGGTGCGGACAGGGGCGACGCCGGGGGCGGCCAGTTTGGCCGCCGCGCCGGGGGCCGCTGACGAGGGGCCGATGGCCGTGGTTCTGGCCCGCAGCGTGGCGCGGGGCGCGGTGTTGATGGCCGAGGATGTGACGCTTGCCCCGGCAGGCATGCGGGGGCCGGATGGCATTTTCACCGATCCCCAAGAGGTGATCGGTCGGCGGACAAAGACGGCGCTGGGGGCGGGCAAGCCCGTGCTTTTGCGCCAGTTGGAGCCTGTCTGGATGGTGGCGCGGGGCAATCCCGTGGTGTTGGTGGCAATGGCCGGGGGGCTTGCCGTTTCGGCCCCGGCAGAGGCGCTTGACGACGGGGGGATGGGCGATGTGATCCGCGTCCTGAACAAGTCGAGCGGGCGCGAAGTGAAAGCCGTCGTCACGGGACGAAATTCCGTGCTGGCGCAGACTAACATGCGCTGA
- the flgM gene encoding flagellar biosynthesis anti-sigma factor FlgM: MPVQGSTAGGAAMAVGPTAGDSVSLSPAAQSLPAELKGGPPIDLTIVAKIKEAIAEGKYPIDLEKITDSLFENYLELTQ; the protein is encoded by the coding sequence ATGCCGGTTCAGGGTTCCACCGCGGGCGGCGCTGCGATGGCTGTCGGACCAACCGCAGGGGACAGCGTTTCGCTGAGCCCGGCGGCACAATCCCTGCCCGCGGAGCTGAAGGGTGGACCACCCATTGATCTGACCATCGTGGCCAAGATCAAGGAAGCGATCGCGGAAGGCAAATATCCCATCGATCTGGAGAAGATCACCGACAGTTTGTTCGAGAACTATCTCGAACTGACCCAGTGA
- a CDS encoding sel1 repeat family protein, with the protein MKSRALLLPLLLMPLAAQAAPDLGSAIETLRAGRAPEAAQMLLDLARAGDAEAQFNLGLLYAEGIGVPQNDRESLYWGWRARLSGVPAARALIEKLGEKATPALREELVARIEADLAPRIQSGDGRAMLERSVLRLDLLPKPDLEGGYVWQALSAALATPNAAAARDETMARIDPKNRLAAQDAAIATLRDLCAGGMAGHPLCATLP; encoded by the coding sequence ATGAAATCCCGCGCGCTTCTCCTTCCGCTTCTGCTAATGCCGCTTGCCGCACAGGCCGCGCCCGATCTGGGATCGGCCATCGAAACCCTGCGCGCGGGCCGCGCACCCGAGGCGGCGCAGATGCTTCTGGATCTTGCCCGTGCGGGTGATGCCGAGGCACAGTTCAACCTTGGCCTTCTTTATGCCGAAGGCATTGGCGTTCCGCAGAACGACCGTGAATCGCTTTACTGGGGATGGCGCGCCCGCCTGTCGGGCGTGCCCGCCGCCCGCGCGTTGATCGAAAAGCTGGGCGAAAAGGCCACCCCCGCCCTGCGCGAGGAACTCGTCGCCCGGATCGAGGCCGATCTCGCCCCCCGCATCCAATCGGGTGACGGGCGCGCGATGCTGGAACGTTCGGTCCTTCGGCTCGACCTTCTGCCAAAGCCTGATCTTGAAGGCGGCTATGTCTGGCAGGCCCTTTCGGCGGCATTGGCCACGCCCAATGCGGCGGCGGCCCGCGATGAAACCATGGCCCGGATCGACCCCAAAAACCGCCTTGCCGCGCAAGATGCCGCCATCGCCACACTGCGCGACCTTTGTGCGGGCGGGATGGCAGGCCATCCCCTCTGCGCAACACTGCCCTGA
- the fliS gene encoding flagellar export chaperone FliS, producing the protein MTFLDARAQYRRTDTGEALAVESPHGIILVTLRELERSLRVLAAAEPDRTYPAPHINRAFTAIYILQSSLDFEKGGEISEHLFRVYEYCRLRVAEAFRREPSPRLSECADHIGSLLAAWQQIGTRVTGSAA; encoded by the coding sequence ATGACTTTCCTCGATGCCCGTGCCCAGTATCGCCGCACCGACACCGGCGAGGCGCTCGCTGTCGAAAGCCCCCATGGCATCATTCTTGTCACCCTGCGCGAACTGGAACGCTCGCTGCGCGTCCTTGCCGCTGCGGAACCCGATCGCACCTATCCCGCGCCGCATATCAACCGGGCGTTCACCGCGATCTACATCCTGCAATCCAGCCTTGATTTCGAAAAGGGAGGCGAGATTTCCGAACATCTGTTCCGGGTCTACGAATACTGCCGCCTCCGCGTGGCCGAAGCCTTCCGCCGCGAGCCGTCACCCCGCCTTTCCGAATGCGCCGACCACATCGGCAGCCTTCTCGCCGCATGGCAGCAGATCGGCACCCGCGTGACGGGCAGCGCAGCATGA
- a CDS encoding Hpt domain-containing protein codes for MSDEMDEIWALYADDGAQALDAMETALLALGNGGAADQGAHVSALFRAVHTFKGNSRVLGLAVVESRAHYAEDLIGLVRDQGVPWDAEIKDILLLAADTLRGMLEDTAATRADVDPGPSEDLLHRLKDKIARASGAPSPAEPAEQAKTADPVPAAPEPVAEVLAEPAPAPLPEPEAVAPVAAAPEPNPEPAPQPVAAPEPAPKKRARKASEPTPEPTAEPAPEVVPEPAPAPVAAEPEPAAAPRAEKRPEKRLADDPAYREIFRGMASDATRKLTDHLAAFDSDPDTIRPKARREADNLAHAAGQMGLDDWSVTLKTYLAAPEQGSEPLAALLLALSELSDATFGPSETADEAPEHGFFDLIRDPLSDIAAFGTGFFCGETPDPVAVADRVAIIRKAAQQSGYVRADEAAARIPVATNAQDFHAAELRLYEELAGVEAVMPDAARASGVSPRELLQSWCAEHVFSTLSELEATLERLRAAADLDADFLRLDRLMRLVHHACGHHRIETAGQLAMSLIDLFSRLHTRGVVPDPILSHVARGFIDTVELVFDAITQGQTPDTASLEKLFEEASNLCFVQDGVMTASAVERRLGLPKEFHRVLSPESVRTASEAIEQGLRFFIVRADINNDEKLAEAFIGWLSQDTVRSITNVTVFDGDNTLFDFLLASALDEAGMGEALASLDATARNLKLTRMLVPTTADVPETAPADPDAALAQIPQAGISAEMVEQIGEIAASQSMISHMLTELSEDDLFDSVEAVMRGVGNDWRRARTPLRALLTGFSTKLQELAQLETQLVGQITRLQEETVEIRSRRIETIFRPLEAFIQTYSRRNRREATTSFAGGELTLDLTILENLRRILRNLAVARLELGTEAPRTLHISFHRDEERVLAIFEDDGTASEASPALEDLRANVTRMGGSLRQVALPGTGMRFHISLPLAMVVLEGMVVGVEGVRYVVPVDAIRMILQPEADRRLRVSAAEGREMLRIGENEIVAVHSLPGPRGGAPVQSSRRNVYVVVGAQGRSVAVPVDELIGQQLVLLRPLKGVLSGLQNMTGIALLAGGDVGMVVSANMLCAAQAPTHSVSTSLRM; via the coding sequence ATGTCTGACGAAATGGACGAAATCTGGGCCCTCTACGCTGATGATGGCGCGCAGGCTCTGGATGCGATGGAAACCGCGCTTCTTGCGCTCGGCAATGGGGGTGCCGCCGATCAAGGCGCGCATGTCTCGGCCCTGTTCCGCGCCGTCCATACGTTCAAGGGCAATTCCCGCGTGCTGGGTCTGGCCGTGGTGGAAAGCCGCGCGCATTACGCCGAAGACCTGATCGGTCTGGTCCGCGATCAGGGCGTCCCGTGGGATGCCGAGATCAAGGATATCCTCCTTCTCGCCGCCGATACGCTGCGCGGCATGCTGGAAGATACGGCTGCCACCCGCGCCGATGTGGACCCCGGCCCGTCCGAGGATCTGCTCCACCGCCTGAAGGACAAGATCGCCCGCGCAAGCGGTGCGCCCAGCCCGGCAGAACCGGCAGAACAGGCAAAGACGGCGGACCCGGTCCCCGCCGCCCCTGAACCTGTCGCCGAAGTTTTGGCCGAACCGGCCCCCGCTCCGCTGCCAGAACCCGAAGCCGTCGCCCCCGTGGCGGCGGCCCCCGAACCCAATCCCGAACCTGCCCCCCAACCGGTGGCAGCACCGGAACCCGCCCCGAAAAAACGCGCCCGCAAGGCCTCCGAACCTACCCCCGAACCCACCGCCGAGCCCGCGCCCGAAGTGGTGCCGGAACCCGCCCCGGCCCCGGTCGCCGCGGAACCGGAACCCGCCGCCGCCCCGCGTGCCGAAAAACGCCCCGAAAAGCGCCTTGCCGACGATCCCGCATATCGCGAAATCTTTCGCGGCATGGCCAGCGACGCCACGCGCAAGCTGACCGACCACCTCGCCGCCTTCGACAGTGATCCCGACACCATCCGCCCCAAAGCCCGGCGCGAGGCCGACAACCTTGCCCATGCCGCAGGTCAGATGGGGCTGGATGACTGGTCCGTCACTCTCAAAACCTATCTCGCCGCTCCGGAACAGGGGTCCGAACCCCTTGCCGCGCTGCTGCTGGCGCTTTCGGAACTGTCCGACGCCACCTTCGGCCCGTCAGAAACCGCCGACGAGGCCCCCGAACACGGCTTCTTCGATCTGATCCGCGATCCCCTGTCCGACATTGCCGCCTTTGGCACCGGCTTCTTCTGCGGCGAAACCCCCGATCCCGTTGCCGTAGCAGACCGCGTCGCCATCATCCGCAAGGCCGCCCAGCAATCCGGCTATGTCCGCGCCGATGAGGCCGCGGCCCGTATTCCCGTTGCCACCAACGCGCAGGATTTCCACGCCGCCGAATTGCGGCTTTACGAAGAACTGGCAGGGGTCGAGGCAGTGATGCCCGACGCCGCCCGCGCCTCGGGCGTCAGCCCGCGCGAACTCTTGCAAAGCTGGTGCGCCGAACACGTCTTCTCCACCCTCTCGGAACTCGAAGCCACGCTTGAACGGCTCAGGGCCGCCGCCGACTTGGATGCCGACTTCCTCCGCCTTGATCGGCTGATGCGCCTTGTTCATCACGCCTGCGGCCATCACCGTATCGAAACCGCCGGTCAGCTGGCCATGTCGCTGATCGATCTCTTTTCGCGCCTGCATACGCGCGGCGTCGTCCCCGACCCGATCCTGTCCCATGTCGCCCGCGGCTTCATCGACACGGTGGAACTCGTTTTCGACGCCATCACCCAAGGGCAGACCCCCGACACCGCCTCACTTGAAAAGCTGTTCGAAGAGGCATCGAACCTCTGCTTCGTGCAAGATGGCGTGATGACGGCCTCTGCCGTCGAACGCCGCCTTGGCCTGCCCAAGGAATTCCACCGCGTCCTGTCGCCCGAAAGCGTCCGCACCGCGTCCGAGGCCATCGAACAGGGTCTGCGCTTCTTCATCGTCCGCGCCGACATCAACAATGACGAAAAACTGGCCGAGGCTTTCATCGGTTGGCTGTCGCAAGACACCGTCCGTTCCATCACCAATGTCACCGTCTTTGATGGCGACAACACGCTGTTCGACTTTCTTCTCGCCTCTGCTCTCGATGAGGCCGGGATGGGCGAGGCGCTGGCCTCCCTTGATGCCACGGCCCGCAACCTGAAACTCACCCGGATGCTGGTGCCCACCACCGCCGATGTGCCGGAAACCGCGCCCGCCGACCCGGATGCCGCCTTGGCGCAAATCCCGCAGGCGGGCATCAGCGCCGAGATGGTTGAACAGATCGGCGAAATCGCTGCCAGCCAATCCATGATCAGCCATATGCTGACCGAACTGTCCGAAGACGATCTCTTTGATAGCGTCGAGGCCGTGATGCGCGGCGTCGGCAACGATTGGCGCCGCGCCCGCACGCCGCTGCGCGCCCTCCTGACGGGTTTCAGCACAAAGCTTCAGGAACTCGCCCAGTTGGAAACCCAACTCGTCGGCCAGATCACGCGGCTGCAGGAAGAAACCGTCGAAATCCGCTCGCGCCGGATCGAAACGATCTTCCGCCCGCTCGAGGCGTTTATTCAAACCTACTCGCGTCGCAATCGCCGCGAAGCAACCACCTCCTTCGCAGGCGGCGAACTCACGCTTGACCTGACGATCCTTGAAAACCTCCGCCGCATCCTGCGCAACCTTGCCGTGGCGCGGCTGGAACTGGGCACCGAGGCACCGCGCACCCTCCACATCTCGTTCCACCGCGATGAAGAACGGGTGCTGGCCATCTTCGAAGACGACGGCACCGCGTCAGAGGCCTCGCCCGCGCTCGAAGACCTGCGCGCCAATGTCACCCGCATGGGGGGCAGCCTGCGGCAGGTGGCGCTACCGGGCACCGGTATGCGTTTCCATATCTCGCTGCCCCTTGCCATGGTCGTGCTGGAAGGCATGGTCGTCGGTGTCGAAGGCGTGCGCTATGTCGTGCCCGTCGATGCCATCCGCATGATCCTGCAACCCGAAGCCGACCGCCGTCTCCGCGTCTCGGCCGCCGAAGGGCGCGAAATGCTGCGCATCGGCGAAAATGAGATCGTCGCGGTCCATTCCCTTCCCGGCCCGCGCGGTGGCGCGCCCGTGCAATCCAGCCGCCGCAACGTCTATGTCGTCGTGGGCGCGCAGGGTCGCTCTGTCGCTGTGCCGGTGGATGAACTGATTGGTCAGCAGCTGGTCCTTCTCCGCCCGCTCAAAGGTGTGCTGTCCGGGCTTCAAAACATGACCGGTATCGCCCTTCTTGCGGGCGGCGATGTGGGCATGGTCGTCTCGGCCAATATGCTCTGCGCAGCCCAGGCGCCGACCCATTCGGTATCCACATCCCTTCGGATGTAA
- a CDS encoding response regulator, translating to MPYNVMIVDDAAMMRLYIASFIKTLPDFKVVAQAANGQEALDKLSTVPDVDLILLDIEMPVMDGLEFLRHAKLKTRAKICMLSSVAVSGSAHAAKARELGADGVVAKPSGTVSHDLEEKTGDELARTMRTLCAA from the coding sequence ATGCCTTACAATGTCATGATCGTCGATGACGCCGCCATGATGCGGCTCTACATCGCCTCCTTCATCAAGACCCTGCCCGACTTCAAGGTCGTGGCACAGGCCGCCAATGGGCAAGAGGCGCTGGACAAACTGTCCACCGTTCCCGACGTGGACCTGATCCTGCTGGATATCGAAATGCCCGTCATGGACGGCCTCGAATTCCTGCGCCATGCGAAACTCAAGACGCGCGCCAAGATCTGCATGCTGTCCTCGGTGGCAGTGTCCGGCTCGGCCCATGCCGCCAAGGCGCGCGAACTTGGGGCCGATGGGGTGGTGGCCAAACCTTCGGGCACCGTCTCGCATGACCTTGAAGAAAAGACAGGCGACGAACTGGCGCGCACCATGCGCACCCTCTGCGCCGCCTGA
- a CDS encoding methyl-accepting chemotaxis protein, with amino-acid sequence MTEPTHRSRPARATTGRAAARPDPRPDPLALIEDDAETPPMVDAPTADLSKRTEDMPAATADTPLPSLWESQSCLAAYDALATPVVITDADMTIRFVNKAAHAMFGPHESAIRGDLPSFALDALVGKSVDLFHRDPAQPRLSDGLSDRCQGNLVVGGRHFAYSATPLLLEDGSANGAILEWRDETVDHKARAEASRFIAAISDMAAAHQKGDIDHFVDAQGYAAGNADVLNKVNHMVQAHIETKRKIIACISDFAEGNFDAPLETFPGKSAFINEAMEGVRANFKSVFRDIETLAAALVEGRFDVRVDTSAHRGQFHHLMATLDRIRGNFRDVTTEIERLSNAIVSGELDTSIDASRHSGAYRRIIEAFEAAFESLNGAFSALDTQVQQVSVSVRQMAQSSQSLASNAQVQSSSVDEVSATAEETDIQVKSNAAAATSASQLVTGASEVAESGKEKIAEMVASMEGIRASSQDIAKIIKVIDEIAFQTNLLALNAAVEAARAGQHGRGFAVVAQEVRNLAGRSARAARETSDLIEDASTRVQAGVRIADETSRAFVSIADDIAKVKSLVRDIASASDEQSRGVAQINGSIGEIAKSALSTSQQAEELASAVAEMQSATEGMRGELARFRLRRVAQLKGSAINLDQIPADLMSQIQSMIAQTSRGAAPARVQLNSDRDQRGYANF; translated from the coding sequence ATGACCGAACCGACCCACCGCTCGCGTCCGGCCCGCGCCACCACCGGCCGCGCTGCCGCCCGTCCCGACCCGCGTCCCGATCCGCTAGCTCTGATCGAGGATGATGCCGAAACCCCGCCCATGGTCGATGCCCCAACCGCCGACCTTTCGAAAAGGACCGAAGACATGCCTGCCGCGACCGCCGACACGCCGCTGCCCAGCCTGTGGGAAAGCCAGTCCTGCCTCGCCGCCTATGACGCTCTGGCGACGCCTGTCGTGATCACCGATGCCGACATGACGATCCGCTTCGTCAACAAGGCGGCCCATGCCATGTTCGGCCCCCATGAATCCGCGATCCGCGGTGATCTGCCCAGCTTTGCGCTGGACGCGTTGGTGGGCAAATCCGTGGACCTCTTCCATCGTGACCCCGCCCAGCCGCGCCTGTCCGATGGCCTGTCGGATCGCTGCCAAGGCAACCTCGTCGTAGGCGGTCGCCACTTCGCCTATTCTGCCACGCCGCTGCTGCTTGAGGACGGCAGCGCAAACGGTGCCATCCTCGAATGGCGCGACGAAACCGTCGATCACAAGGCCCGCGCGGAAGCTTCTCGCTTCATCGCCGCCATCTCGGACATGGCCGCCGCCCATCAGAAGGGCGACATTGACCACTTCGTTGATGCGCAGGGCTACGCCGCAGGCAATGCCGATGTCCTGAACAAGGTGAACCACATGGTTCAGGCGCATATCGAAACCAAGCGCAAGATCATCGCCTGCATTTCGGACTTCGCCGAAGGCAATTTCGACGCGCCCTTGGAAACCTTCCCCGGCAAGTCCGCCTTCATCAACGAAGCGATGGAAGGCGTGCGCGCCAACTTCAAATCCGTGTTCCGCGATATCGAAACGCTCGCCGCCGCGCTGGTAGAAGGCCGCTTCGATGTCCGCGTCGACACCTCTGCCCATCGCGGCCAGTTCCATCATCTGATGGCCACGCTGGACCGCATCCGCGGCAACTTCCGCGACGTGACGACCGAAATCGAACGGCTGTCGAACGCCATCGTCTCGGGCGAACTGGATACCTCTATCGACGCCTCGCGCCACAGTGGTGCCTACCGCCGGATCATAGAGGCGTTCGAGGCCGCCTTCGAAAGCCTGAATGGTGCCTTCTCGGCCCTTGATACACAGGTGCAGCAGGTCTCCGTCTCGGTCCGCCAGATGGCCCAATCCTCGCAATCCCTGGCCTCCAACGCGCAGGTGCAATCCTCGTCGGTGGACGAAGTCTCCGCCACCGCCGAAGAGACCGACATTCAGGTGAAATCCAACGCCGCCGCCGCCACTTCCGCCAGCCAGCTGGTGACGGGCGCCTCCGAAGTCGCCGAAAGCGGCAAGGAAAAGATCGCCGAGATGGTGGCCTCCATGGAAGGCATCCGCGCCTCCAGCCAGGATATCGCCAAGATCATCAAAGTCATCGACGAGATCGCCTTCCAGACCAACCTCCTCGCCCTCAACGCGGCGGTCGAGGCGGCGCGCGCAGGCCAACATGGCCGGGGCTTTGCCGTCGTCGCACAAGAGGTGCGCAACCTCGCCGGCCGCTCGGCCCGCGCCGCGCGCGAAACCTCGGACCTGATCGAAGACGCCTCCACCCGCGTGCAGGCCGGTGTCCGCATCGCCGATGAAACCAGCCGCGCCTTCGTCTCCATCGCCGATGACATCGCCAAGGTGAAATCGCTGGTCCGTGACATCGCTTCCGCCTCCGACGAACAGTCGCGCGGCGTAGCCCAGATCAACGGATCGATTGGCGAGATCGCGAAATCCGCCCTCTCCACCTCGCAGCAGGCCGAAGAACTCGCCTCTGCCGTGGCCGAGATGCAGTCCGCGACCGAAGGCATGCGCGGCGAACTGGCCCGCTTCCGCCTCCGCCGTGTGGCGCAGCTCAAGGGCAGCGCCATCAACCTCGACCAGATCCCTGCCGACCTCATGTCGCAGATCCAGTCGATGATCGCCCAGACATCGCGCGGGGCGGCCCCGGCCCGCGTGCAACTCAACAGCGACCGCGACCAGCGGGGCTACGCAAATTTCTGA
- a CDS encoding chemotaxis protein CheW translates to MAQDTAEATKARPDGQSLREADNIDEMYLTFALGAEEYGVGIAGVTEIVGMQRIMSVPDVPHYIKGVINLRGKVIPLMDVRLRFGMPERAYDERTVVIVMDVGEAPIGLIVDGVSEVLEIPPSQVDRHTQFGRASSRPVIAGIGRIGDRVAVLLDTEVLVADGDIALPADMAA, encoded by the coding sequence ATGGCCCAAGACACTGCCGAAGCCACCAAGGCACGCCCGGACGGGCAGTCGCTGCGCGAGGCCGACAATATCGACGAAATGTATCTGACCTTCGCCCTCGGGGCCGAAGAATACGGTGTCGGCATCGCCGGCGTGACCGAAATTGTCGGCATGCAGCGCATCATGTCCGTGCCGGACGTGCCCCATTACATCAAGGGCGTCATCAACCTGCGCGGCAAGGTCATCCCGCTGATGGATGTTCGCCTCCGCTTTGGGATGCCCGAACGCGCCTATGATGAACGCACCGTCGTCATCGTCATGGATGTGGGCGAAGCACCCATCGGCCTGATCGTCGATGGCGTTTCCGAAGTGCTGGAAATCCCGCCTTCGCAGGTGGATCGCCACACCCAGTTCGGCCGCGCCTCCAGCCGCCCCGTCATCGCTGGCATCGGCCGCATCGGTGACCGCGTTGCCGTGCTGCTGGATACCGAGGTGCTTGTCGCCGATGGCGACATCGCCCTGCCCGCCGATATGGCCGCCTGA
- a CDS encoding protein-glutamate methylesterase/protein-glutamine glutaminase: MQARTTRVLIVDDSAMIRRVLSMGLAADPEIEVIGTASSAEAAWEVMRRDRPDVITLDVEMPGVDGLTFLRHYLPSMPIPTVMISSLTRDGADISMRALEAGAVDVISKPSLGLAAGLPTIMTDICTRVRAASGARVATGRTRHALPITPASLPEPPPAAATPSIPRHARPVAQHNVATEISPPATKPRHTGGSTLLCIGSSTGGVQALSTILPCFPPETPPILIVQHMPEGFTGPFASRLNTICAMAVREAQDGDTVQPGQILVAPGGTRHMTVERQGRGYRVALRPGDPVCFSRPSVDVLFHSVAHAAGTQAIGAILTGMGRDGAAGLLAIRSAGGATLAQDEESSVVYGMPMAARDMGAAQSILPLEQIPARMLQAVTAPHAARV, encoded by the coding sequence ATGCAGGCCCGCACAACCCGCGTCCTGATCGTGGATGACAGCGCGATGATCCGCCGCGTCCTGTCCATGGGCCTAGCCGCCGACCCCGAGATTGAGGTGATCGGCACCGCCAGCAGCGCCGAGGCCGCATGGGAAGTGATGCGCCGCGATCGCCCCGATGTCATCACGCTGGATGTCGAAATGCCGGGCGTCGATGGCCTGACCTTCCTGCGCCATTACCTGCCCTCCATGCCGATCCCCACGGTGATGATCTCCTCCCTCACCCGCGACGGCGCTGATATCAGCATGCGCGCGCTTGAAGCGGGGGCCGTGGATGTGATCTCCAAGCCCAGCCTCGGCCTGGCCGCTGGCCTGCCCACGATCATGACCGATATCTGCACCCGCGTGCGCGCGGCTTCGGGCGCGCGCGTCGCGACGGGGCGCACCCGCCACGCCTTGCCGATAACCCCCGCCAGCCTGCCCGAACCCCCACCGGCTGCGGCCACGCCCAGCATTCCCCGCCATGCCCGTCCCGTTGCCCAGCACAACGTCGCCACGGAAATCTCCCCGCCCGCGACAAAGCCGCGCCACACGGGTGGTTCGACGCTCCTTTGCATCGGCTCTTCCACCGGGGGCGTGCAGGCGCTTTCGACGATCTTGCCCTGTTTCCCGCCGGAAACCCCGCCGATCCTCATCGTCCAGCATATGCCCGAAGGTTTCACAGGTCCCTTCGCTTCTCGTCTTAATACGATCTGCGCCATGGCGGTCCGCGAAGCACAGGATGGTGATACGGTCCAACCCGGCCAAATCCTCGTGGCCCCCGGTGGCACCCGCCACATGACGGTGGAACGTCAGGGGCGCGGCTACCGCGTCGCCCTGCGCCCCGGCGATCCAGTCTGCTTTTCGCGCCCTTCGGTCGATGTCCTGTTCCACAGCGTGGCCCATGCCGCAGGAACACAGGCCATCGGCGCGATCCTCACAGGGATGGGACGCGATGGTGCAGCAGGCCTTCTCGCCATCCGCAGCGCGGGCGGCGCGACCCTCGCTCAAGATGAGGAAAGTTCGGTCGTTTATGGAATGCCGATGGCAGCACGCGACATGGGCGCCGCCCAGTCGATCCTGCCACTTGAACAGATACCGGCCCGGATGTTGCAGGCCGTGACCGCCCCCCACGCGGCACGGGTCTGA
- a CDS encoding CheR family methyltransferase: MTTTDRQGAEAIRGWLSQRCGIHFPEHKIEQLRQRLARVQRDFAMRDLSDIAGRLNSGSSMELQLAVMHAASTNHTYFFREMDVLDAFRIHILPSLAQRDEIRIWSAACAAGDEAYTLAILIAETLGPVALRRTAILGTDISAPVIAEAEAATYPENRLDRVPPDYLARWFEPAEAGRLRVKKEIRDVCTFRQMNLKTRPYPFRKTFQAVFCRNVLYYFERDDQIATLRALHEVTEPGGWLVTSVTENVRDVIAPWTPISNAIFRKEGA, encoded by the coding sequence ATGACCACGACCGACCGTCAGGGGGCCGAAGCGATCCGGGGCTGGCTGTCGCAGCGCTGCGGCATCCACTTCCCCGAACACAAGATCGAACAGCTCCGCCAGCGCCTTGCGCGCGTCCAGCGCGACTTCGCCATGCGTGATCTTTCCGACATCGCGGGGCGGCTGAACTCTGGCTCCTCGATGGAACTGCAATTGGCCGTGATGCATGCGGCCTCGACCAACCACACCTATTTCTTCCGCGAAATGGATGTGCTGGATGCCTTCCGCATCCACATCCTGCCAAGCCTCGCCCAGAGGGATGAAATCCGTATCTGGTCAGCCGCCTGCGCCGCCGGGGATGAGGCCTATACGCTTGCCATCCTCATTGCCGAAACGCTTGGCCCCGTCGCCTTGCGCCGCACCGCGATCCTTGGCACCGACATCTCCGCCCCCGTGATCGCCGAGGCCGAGGCCGCCACCTATCCTGAAAACCGCCTTGACCGCGTTCCGCCCGATTACCTCGCGCGCTGGTTCGAACCCGCCGAAGCCGGTCGCCTGCGCGTCAAAAAGGAAATCCGCGACGTTTGCACGTTCCGGCAGATGAACCTGAAAACGCGGCCCTATCCCTTCCGCAAGACGTTTCAGGCCGTCTTCTGTCGCAACGTCCTTTATTACTTCGAACGCGACGACCAGATCGCCACCCTCCGCGCCTTGCATGAGGTGACGGAACCCGGTGGCTGGCTTGTCACCTCCGTCACCGAAAACGTGCGCGATGTCATCGCGCCTTGGACGCCCATCTCCAACGCCATCTTCCGCAAGGAGGGCGCGTGA